Below is a genomic region from Isosphaeraceae bacterium EP7.
GCCGCGCGGAAGCTTGCCGACCCCAAGGCGGCGGCGTCGAAGGATTTCCGGGAGATACTCGGGCGCAAAGATCTCGACGCGGTCCTGATCGCGGCCCCGGATCACTGGCACGTGCCGATGACGGTTGCGGCTTGCAGGGCCGGCAAGGATGTCTACGTGGAGAAGCCGCTCACCCATTCGCTTGCGGAAGGGACCGCCGTCATCGCGGCTCGGAAAGAAACGGGGCGCGTGGTTCAGGTGGGGACTCAGCAGCGGAGCATGCCGCACTTCCAGAAGGGGCTTGAGATTCTCAAGAGCGGCAATCTGGGTCGGGTTTTCAAGGTGAACCTCTCTTGGAACCGGAACACCAGCTCGCGGTTCAAGCGCGATTCGGCGGGGATCGACCCGAAGCAGGTGGACTGGAAGGCGTTTTTGGGCAATGCGCCCGACCAGCCTTTCGATGAATATCGGCTGCGCAACTGGCGATGGTTCTGGGATTTCGGCGGCGGCTTGCTCACCGATTTGATGGTCCACTTCATCGACGTGGCCCATTGGTATCTGGATCTCGAGCATCCCGTGCTGGCCACGGCCGTCGGCGAGCCGTTCCTGACGGAGGGGGTCTGGCAGACTCCCGACACGATCCAGTGTCTGCTGCAATATCCCGGGATGATCCAGGCCCATTTCGACGGGACCTTCTCCAACCAGCGCAACGCCGCGCGGATCGAATTTCTGGGGACCGAGGCCACGCTTTACCTCGACCGAGGGCGCTATGAGCTGATCCCCGAGCCCGGCAAGACGGTCAAGGCCGAGGAGTGGATTCTGGGCAGCAACCCGCGGAAGGGGCAGGATTTCTACGACAAACCCGACGGCGAACTGCTGCATCTGACCAACTGGGTCGAGTGCGTTCGCAGCAGGGCGGTGCCCAATTGCCCGGTCGAGGCGGGAGTCTCGGCCGCGTCGGCCGCCCACCTGGGAAACCTCGCCTATCGAGGGGGCGGCGCCGCACATTGGGCTGGGGCTGAGGCTCTGTGAGCTTGGCGGGGGCCATCGGGACAATACGGGGCCACGGCCGGCGAACACACAGGCACGCCAGGGATGTGGCCCGACGCTTCTAATGTCCCGGAGATAACGACGGTGGACGAGAATTGGGAGAGCACGGCTAAGCCGTCTCAGGTGATGCGAGAGATCCTGATCGTCCCGCGGTCGACGCCGGAGGTCCCGATCGCACTCCTGGCAGGAATCATCATCGGCGGCTTGATGGCCATGACCGGTGCGGTCATGGGGCCCAGGCCCATGGGGGTGATTCTCATCATGCTAGGGGCGCCGCTCGCCGCTTTCTGCTCGCTCGGGTTTCTGGTCAGCCTGTTCGGGTTGTTCACGGTCAACCCGAACGAGGCGAAGGTGCTCCAGCTCTTCGGCAACTACAAGGGGACGGTGCGCGAGCCGGGGCTGCGGTGGATCAACCCGTTCTTCACCAAGACGCGAATCTCGCTTCGGGTGCGGAACTTCGAGAGCGAGCGGCTGAAGGTCAACGACCTGGCGGGCAACCCGATCGAGATCGCCGCCGTGGTGGTCTGGCGGGTGGTCGACACGGCCGAGGCCCTCTTCCACGTGGAAGATTACAACAACTTCGTCCACGTCCAGAGCGAGTCGGCCCTGCGCAACATGGCGCTCAGCTATCCCTACGACGCACACATCGAAGGGGAAATCTCGCTGCGGGGCCACACGGCGGAGGTGGCCGAGCACCTGAAGACGGAGATCCAGGACCGTCTCTCGCAGGCGGGCGTCGAGGTGCTGGAGGCGCGGATCAGCCACCTGGCCTACGCATCCGAGATCGCCCACGCGATGCTCCAGCGCCAGCAGGCCGGGGCGGTCATCGCGGCCCGGCAGATGATCGTCGAGGGGGCCGTGGGCATGGTCGAGATGGCGCTGGAACGGCTCTCACACAAGCAGATCGTCGACCTGGACAACGACAAGAAGGCCGCGCTGGTGAGCAACCTCCTGGTCGTGCTCTGCTCAGACCGGGGAACCCAGCCGGTTGTGAACGCGGGAAAGTGAGGCCGTCCGTCGCAGCCCCGGCTTCGTTCAAGCGAGGACTCGGCGGCCGTCCCGGGAGCCGCCCTTCTCAAGTCTGATGACCCTCCGGCGCGTCTCACGACGATCCGTCGAGGGCCGTCAGGCAAGATGGGGCTTGAGGTCGCAGAGGGGGACGCTGGGGTTGGGGTCGGCCAGCAGCTCGGCGAGGGTGGTGTCGCGGAAGGCTTTCTCGACGGCGGCAAGGGCGTCATCCATCCGCCGGTGCAGGGGGCAGAGGTGGACGCCGTGCGACTTGAGGTCGAGCGGGCAGGTCTTGATGCGGCGGATCGGCTCGACGGCGTTGATGACGTCCAGCAGCGTCAGGTCGGCGGGGGCCTTCTCCAGCGCCATGCCGCCGCCGATGCCGCGCTGCGAGCGGACGATCCCGGAGCGGGCCAGGCCTTGCAGGACTTTCGACAGGTACGCCTTGGGGACCTTGGTCGCGGCGGAAATCTGGTCGGTCGTGCGCGCAGAGGGCGCCACGTCGGCCAGGTAGACGACCGCCCTCAGGGCGTATTCCACCGTCTGGGAGAACATCGCGGCCGGACCTCCCGGCTAAATTGGATCTTGACATCCAGATTAGCGGCGATAACCTAAATCGGACAAGGTCATCCAATGATCTCAGGCGGGGTGGTTCCCGTCAAATTCGATTCGCGAGAGGGGGGAGATCGTGCGACAGATCGACGAGGCTCGGCTGGAGGCGGACACGGCGTATCGGTTCGGGTATGTGGCGGAATTCATCGGGTTCGGCCCCGAGGACGTCGACGCGATCCACGGCGCGGCGGGCGCACTCGCGGGGCTGGTCCCGGGCCTGGTCGACGCGGTGTACGAGAAGCTTCAGGGGTACGACGCGACCTGGAGGCACTTCGTCCCACGGCAGTCGGGCTATGAGGGGAACGTGCCCACGAGCCTATCCGAGTTGACGGTGGATCACGAGCAGATCAAGTTTCGCAAGGAGCACCTGGGCCGCTATCTCGTGCGCCTGGTGACGCAGAAGTACGACGCGAAGATGGTGGGCTACCTGGACATGGTCGGCAAGATGCACACGCCAGGTGCGGGCTCGGCCAGCCTGGACGTCCCGCTCGTACAGATGAATTCGCTGATGGGTTTCGTGGCCGATGCCCTGACCGCGACGATCCTCGGCCTGGGCCTCGATCGCGACCGCGAGGTGGCCACCGTCCGCGCGTTCGGCAAGCTCCTCTGGATCCAGAACGACCTGATCAACCGCCACTACCAGGGGTCCAGGGTCGCGGAATTGGCGATCGGTTCCGTGGCCTGACCAGATCGGCGGATTTCCACGGTTTCCGACCCCTCGCGGATCTCGATGGAGTGATCTGCGGGGAGATAGCGGGAGGTCTGGGCGATGCCGCCGACCGGCCAGATGATGGCCGACGCGGACACGGAGCGTGGAATCGCCCAGGCC
It encodes:
- a CDS encoding Gfo/Idh/MocA family oxidoreductase, which produces MRSIGDSRRAFLETMGLAGAGALLGGTSVESARGFAANDTIEVACIGTGGRCQALMKSLATIPNVRIAAVCDIYDKNLDAARKLADPKAAASKDFREILGRKDLDAVLIAAPDHWHVPMTVAACRAGKDVYVEKPLTHSLAEGTAVIAARKETGRVVQVGTQQRSMPHFQKGLEILKSGNLGRVFKVNLSWNRNTSSRFKRDSAGIDPKQVDWKAFLGNAPDQPFDEYRLRNWRWFWDFGGGLLTDLMVHFIDVAHWYLDLEHPVLATAVGEPFLTEGVWQTPDTIQCLLQYPGMIQAHFDGTFSNQRNAARIEFLGTEATLYLDRGRYELIPEPGKTVKAEEWILGSNPRKGQDFYDKPDGELLHLTNWVECVRSRAVPNCPVEAGVSAASAAHLGNLAYRGGGAAHWAGAEAL
- a CDS encoding SPFH domain-containing protein — its product is MDENWESTAKPSQVMREILIVPRSTPEVPIALLAGIIIGGLMAMTGAVMGPRPMGVILIMLGAPLAAFCSLGFLVSLFGLFTVNPNEAKVLQLFGNYKGTVREPGLRWINPFFTKTRISLRVRNFESERLKVNDLAGNPIEIAAVVVWRVVDTAEALFHVEDYNNFVHVQSESALRNMALSYPYDAHIEGEISLRGHTAEVAEHLKTEIQDRLSQAGVEVLEARISHLAYASEIAHAMLQRQQAGAVIAARQMIVEGAVGMVEMALERLSHKQIVDLDNDKKAALVSNLLVVLCSDRGTQPVVNAGK
- a CDS encoding Rrf2 family transcriptional regulator, whose translation is MFSQTVEYALRAVVYLADVAPSARTTDQISAATKVPKAYLSKVLQGLARSGIVRSQRGIGGGMALEKAPADLTLLDVINAVEPIRRIKTCPLDLKSHGVHLCPLHRRMDDALAAVEKAFRDTTLAELLADPNPSVPLCDLKPHLA
- a CDS encoding protoglobin family protein, producing MRQIDEARLEADTAYRFGYVAEFIGFGPEDVDAIHGAAGALAGLVPGLVDAVYEKLQGYDATWRHFVPRQSGYEGNVPTSLSELTVDHEQIKFRKEHLGRYLVRLVTQKYDAKMVGYLDMVGKMHTPGAGSASLDVPLVQMNSLMGFVADALTATILGLGLDRDREVATVRAFGKLLWIQNDLINRHYQGSRVAELAIGSVA